TATTCTTTTAAAGAAACAGCATGAGCGCTATTTGGGCACGATGTAAAGAACTGCTTCGGACCAGGGTAAACGATCACACCGTGAATACCTGGTTCGAACCCATCATCTGCGAAGAAATATCGGACAATCGTTTGGTCCTGTCTGTTCCCAACAGTTTTTTTGTGGCCTGGATAAAAGAACGATATTCCAAAGTGTTATCAGAGTGTCTCGCTGAAGCAGCCGGAAAGGAATACGAGTTCGATTTTCAAAGCCGAGATGAAGTGTTGGACAACGCTATTGTCGTTCCCGATGAATTTGCTGATTCTATAAAGTGTGAAGACATAAGCGTTACTGCGGAATTGGCTCTGCAACGTAATCTGAATCCGCGATACAGCTTTGAGAGTTTCGTAGTGGGAGGGTGCAACCAGTTCGCACATGCCGCGGCAATGTCGGTCTCTGAGAACCTGGGAAAAAGCTATAACCCGCTTTTTATTTACGGCGGTGTCGGATTGGGCAAGACTCATCTCATGAGCGCCATTGGGTACGCTGTCCTTAAAAAGGACAAATCGAAAAAGATCTCGTTCAGTACGTCGGAAGAATTCACGAACGAATTGATCAATGCGATCCGTTTCGATCGAATGTTGGATTTTAGAGGCAAGTACCGGAATGTTGACTTGCTGCTCATTGACGACATTCAATTTATAGCGGGAAAAGAGAGGACTCAGGAAGAGTTTTTTCATACATTTAATAGTATTTATGAAGCCGGAAAGCAAATTGTTATCACATCTGATCGATTTCCCAGGGAAATCCCTGAACTTGAACATCGTCTCAAATCCCGTTTCAGTTGGGGACTCGTTGCAGATATGGGAGTCCCGGATTTGGAAACAAAAGTAGCAATTCTGAGACGAAAAGCTTCAGAAGACAAAATGGAGATTCCTGACGAAGTCTCCTATTTTCTTGCGGAACAAGTAGAATCGAATGTCCGTGAATTGGTCGGATATCTTGTGCGAGTCGTAGCCATGAGTACGCTTCAGGGGCTTCCTCTGACGAAGAGCCTTGCACAAACCGCTCTGAAGGAAATACTTCACCGACCGAGAAAGAACATTTCCGTTGATGATATAATCTCTGTCGTTTCAAAAGCTTATAATGTGAAACCTGCTGATATAAAATCAAAGAAGAGACATAAGTTGTACGCACAGCCAAGACAGGTGGGTATGTACCTGGCTCGAGAACTCACTGAGCTTTCGTATCCGGAAATTGGGGCATCTTTCGGCGGGAAAGATCATTCAACTGTCATTCATGCTACCAGAAAGATTGAAAAAAAGATGGAACAGGACAGCTCTCTCAAGAATTTCATCGATGGTTTGAAAAAGGATATTCGTCTGTGAACATCGTGTTGAAAACTTGTTCAAGAAAAGTGAACATCCCTGCTTCATGCAGTGACGCACTTTTTTCGCGAGTACTTATCAACATGTATTTCACAACCGGGAATCGCTGTCAGACTTCTCTGGAATGGGATTTCCACATTTTCACAAGACCTACTACGACTACTTCTTTATTTCTTTCTATGCAAAGAAAAAGAATAAACGGAGTCAAAGCACTCCAAAGTTTTTTGCAGAGAAAATTGAAGTCGATTTCACATATCCTCTTTCCATACAACAGATTTGAATCTCTCAACATATTTTGTTTCTAGGCACTATAAAGGAGCTTCCATGTTGTTTGAAATCGCTCGGGACATGTTTTTTGAAGGTTTATCCAAGACAGTTCCCATTACGGAAAAAAGATCCACTCTGCCCATCTTGTCTCACATTCTTCTGAATGCCAGTAATTCCAGTCTGTTGATTACAGCCACAGACCTGGAAGTCGGGCTTCAAATGATGTATACTTGTTCTATAAGCAAGGAAGGGATGATCACGGTCCCTGCCAAAAAAATCTTCGAAATTGTAAGGGAACTACCTTCCGGCGATCTCACCGTCGAACTTCAAGAGAATGGAAGGATAAAGATCAGTTCGGGAAGGAGTGTATTTGAGCTTGCCGGGATGGATGCATCGGAATATCCGGTTTGGCAGGCTGCGGAGGAAGTCGAAACTGCAACGATTCCAAGTGCTGACTTGATTTACTTGATCGACAAGACGTTATTCGCTTCTTCAAACGACGATTCCCGCTTCAACCTGAATGGAGTGCTCTTTGAACGAAATGAGGGAAAGACCAGATTGGTTGCAACGGATGGTCACAGGCTTGCACTGGCAGATGGTGAAGTTTTACTGCCTATCGAATCCAAGGTCTTGATCCCGAAGAAGAGCTTGATGGAGCTAAAACGATTGCTGGAAAGCGTGAAAGAAGATGTGAGCATTGGATTCGAACCGAAGAATATGGTGCTAAAAACGGACAAGTTTTTCATGACGCTTCGGCTCATCGAAGGAGATTATCCGGATTACCGGAAAGTGTTGCCTCCTCCCGGTGAAAAGAAGATAACAGTGCCGAAAACGAGTTTTCTCCATTCTTTGAGGAGAGTAGCCGTATTGGCTGCCGAACGGAATAAGGGCATAGTCTTGGACGTTCAACCAGGGAGAATCGAGCTCAGTGCAACGCATCCGGATCTCGGCACGGCCAGCGATGTAGTGGAAACAGAATATTCCGGAGATCCCATCACCGTGGTCGTGAATGTCGCGTATCTTATAGAGGCTCTGGGAGCCATCGATTCCGAGCAGGTTTCTCTCAATTTTCTCCAGGAAGGTGCGCCCATAGTAATCAGTCCGGAACCCGTTGCATCCTATTTTAACCTCGTCATGCCCATGCGGAAATGAATCCGCTATAGAGTTCCTGAAAAGAATACACCGGGTCAGCAAAATACGATCCGCAAGGTGGTTCAGAAGCCCGGGCAAATCAACCAATTTTACGTTGGAGAGGAAATTACGCTGTGGAACAACAACAGCAAGTTCATAGCTATGGTGCAGAACATATTAGAGTTTTGGAGGGCCTTGAGGCAGTCAGAAATACGCCGGGAATGTACATTGGCAACACCGGTACTGAAGGTCTTCATCAATTGGTTTGGGAAGTTGTTGACAATGCTGTCGATGAGGCCCTGGCAGGTTTCTGCCACAATATAGATGTCATCGTTCACCTGGATTCGTCAGTCACCATCGAAGATGACGGCCGCGGTATTCCCACGGAAATGCATCCGTCCGAAAAGATCCCCGCAGCGGAAGTAGTCATGACTATGCTGCATGCAGGGGGGAAATTCGATAGCAATACGTACAAAGTATCCGGAGGACTCCACGGGGTCGGTGTTTCGGTCGTGAATGCATTGTCCGAAGTGCTCAAACTCGAAATACGGCGAGGCGGCCAGGTTTATCGCCAAACATACCGGCGAGGAAAAAAAGACAGCGATCTTGAAGTCGTAGGCACTACCAAGAGAAACGGTACAAAAATAACTTTTAAAGCCGATTCGACAATATTCGGCAATCTCGAACTCGGCTATGACATTATAGCTGCCCGTTTACGAGAGCTTGCCTACCTGAATAAGGGCCTCAGGATCAGTTTTGAAGATGAGCGATCCCAAAAGGCGCCAGCCGTTTTTGAGTACGAAGGCGGAATAATCTCTTTCGTGGAACATCTTAACCGGGCCAAAAAGACAATGGATGGGAACCCCATCTATATTATCGGAGAAAAAGACTCCAATTTTATCGAATGCGCCATCCAGTACAACGACGGCTATTCAGAGACAGTATTTTCATACTGCAATAATATCAACACCTTCGAAGGTGGAACACACCTTTCCGGTTTTCGGGCCGCGTTAACGAGGACCGTGAATCAATATGCCAGTTCTAAAAACCTGCTAAAAAACGGAAAAAGTCAGGTGAGCATAAGCGGTGAGGATCTTCGGGAAGGGCTCACGGCTGTTCTCAGTGTCCGAATGCTGAATCCGCAATTTGACAGTCAGACCAAGTCAAAGCTCGGCAATATGGATATCCGCGGAATAGTCGAGCAGTTCGTCAATGACAAGCTTTCTCAATACCTGGAGGAAAATCCCGCTACAGCTCGATGGATAGTGCAAAAGGCTTTAGAAGCCGGTCGCGCCCGTGAGGCGGCCAAGAAAGCCAGAGAACTGACTCGCAGAAAGAGCGCTCTCGAAATATCGGCACTCCCCGGAAAACTGGCCGATTGCCAGGAAAAAGACCCTGAGCAAACAGAGCTTTTCATTGTGGAAGGCGAATCGGCCGGCGGTTCGGCCAAACAGGGTCGGGAGCGAAGAACCCAGGCTGTGCTACCGCTCAAAGGCAAGATTCTCAACGTGGAAAAGGCCCGATTTGACAAAATTATCCAAAGTCAGGAAATACGGACGCTTGTGACCGCTCTTGGAACGGGAATTGGTGAAGAAGATTTCGATGTCTCCAAAATCCGCTATCACAAAATCATCATTATGACTGATGCAGATGTGGATGGATCCCATATCCGAACACTCATCCTGACTTT
The sequence above is a segment of the Desulfomonile tiedjei DSM 6799 genome. Coding sequences within it:
- the dnaA gene encoding chromosomal replication initiator protein DnaA — protein: MSAIWARCKELLRTRVNDHTVNTWFEPIICEEISDNRLVLSVPNSFFVAWIKERYSKVLSECLAEAAGKEYEFDFQSRDEVLDNAIVVPDEFADSIKCEDISVTAELALQRNLNPRYSFESFVVGGCNQFAHAAAMSVSENLGKSYNPLFIYGGVGLGKTHLMSAIGYAVLKKDKSKKISFSTSEEFTNELINAIRFDRMLDFRGKYRNVDLLLIDDIQFIAGKERTQEEFFHTFNSIYEAGKQIVITSDRFPREIPELEHRLKSRFSWGLVADMGVPDLETKVAILRRKASEDKMEIPDEVSYFLAEQVESNVRELVGYLVRVVAMSTLQGLPLTKSLAQTALKEILHRPRKNISVDDIISVVSKAYNVKPADIKSKKRHKLYAQPRQVGMYLARELTELSYPEIGASFGGKDHSTVIHATRKIEKKMEQDSSLKNFIDGLKKDIRL
- the dnaN gene encoding DNA polymerase III subunit beta, with translation MLFEIARDMFFEGLSKTVPITEKRSTLPILSHILLNASNSSLLITATDLEVGLQMMYTCSISKEGMITVPAKKIFEIVRELPSGDLTVELQENGRIKISSGRSVFELAGMDASEYPVWQAAEEVETATIPSADLIYLIDKTLFASSNDDSRFNLNGVLFERNEGKTRLVATDGHRLALADGEVLLPIESKVLIPKKSLMELKRLLESVKEDVSIGFEPKNMVLKTDKFFMTLRLIEGDYPDYRKVLPPPGEKKITVPKTSFLHSLRRVAVLAAERNKGIVLDVQPGRIELSATHPDLGTASDVVETEYSGDPITVVVNVAYLIEALGAIDSEQVSLNFLQEGAPIVISPEPVASYFNLVMPMRK
- the gyrB gene encoding DNA topoisomerase (ATP-hydrolyzing) subunit B, with amino-acid sequence MEQQQQVHSYGAEHIRVLEGLEAVRNTPGMYIGNTGTEGLHQLVWEVVDNAVDEALAGFCHNIDVIVHLDSSVTIEDDGRGIPTEMHPSEKIPAAEVVMTMLHAGGKFDSNTYKVSGGLHGVGVSVVNALSEVLKLEIRRGGQVYRQTYRRGKKDSDLEVVGTTKRNGTKITFKADSTIFGNLELGYDIIAARLRELAYLNKGLRISFEDERSQKAPAVFEYEGGIISFVEHLNRAKKTMDGNPIYIIGEKDSNFIECAIQYNDGYSETVFSYCNNINTFEGGTHLSGFRAALTRTVNQYASSKNLLKNGKSQVSISGEDLREGLTAVLSVRMLNPQFDSQTKSKLGNMDIRGIVEQFVNDKLSQYLEENPATARWIVQKALEAGRAREAAKKARELTRRKSALEISALPGKLADCQEKDPEQTELFIVEGESAGGSAKQGRERRTQAVLPLKGKILNVEKARFDKIIQSQEIRTLVTALGTGIGEEDFDVSKIRYHKIIIMTDADVDGSHIRTLILTFFFRWMPDVINRGYLYFAQPPLFKVKKGKHEFYVKDESDLENIVLDNGLENVRIEKSNGELLEGTILVNIIKNLMRMEKILDMYERKNMERIVLKAFVREGLTADSLSSEDTVRELMQKVLARLETKHPYIRPVIMNMEKDEEESKYYVDVQSRHNGLTRRTRIDFDMTESPSFEEIVSINKRVTLVGEPPFIMKTDERRIEVPSFSNLVELIVENGRKKLAIQRYKGLGEMNADQLWETTMNPENRKILQVAIEDAVKANEIFSTLMGDQVEPRREFIEKNALNVVNLDY